The nucleotide window tgcggcgcttttttttctttgggctgatagctttgaagatatgttctgatggtggtgagagtggagcaggactgtctccgtggcgcaattggctagcgccatcggctgttaaccgaaaagttggaggttcgagcctacccggtggttgtgcggcgcttttttttctatgggctgatagctttgaagatatgttcttatggtggtgagagtggagcaggactgtctccgtggcgcaattggctagcgcgatcggctgttaaccgaaaagttggaggctcgagcccacccagtggtggtgcggcgcttttttctttgggctgatagctttgaagatatgttctaattgtggtgagagtggaacaggactgtctccgtggcgcaattggccagcgcgatcggctgttaaccgagaagttggaggttcgagccctcccgggagtggtgtgttgcttttttctttgcgctgatagctttgaagatttgttctgatggtggtgacagtggagcatgactgtctccgtggcgcaattggctagcgcgatcggctgttaaccgaaaggttggagtttcgagcccacccggcggtggtgcggcgcttttttttctttgggctgatagctttgaagatatgttctgatggtggtgagagtggagcaggactgtctccgaggcacaattggcaagcgcgatcggctgttaaccgaaaagttggaggttcgagcctacccggtggttgtgcggcgctttttttttctgtgggctgatagctttgaatatatgttttgatggaggtgagaggggagcaggactgtctccgtggcacaattggctagcgtgatcggctgttaaccgaaaagttggaggttcgagcccacccggtggtggtgcggcgcttttttttctttgggctgatagctttgaagatatgatctgatggtggtgaaagtggagcaggactgtccccgtggcgcaattggctagcgcgatcggctgttaaccaaaaggtcggaggttcgagcccacccggtggtggtgcggcgcttttttttctttgggctgatggctttaaagatatgttcttatggtggtgagagtggagcaggactgtctccgtggcgcaattggcttgcgcgatcggctgttaaccgaaacgttggaggttcgagcctacccggtggttgtgcggcgcttttttttctgtgggctgatagctttgaagatatgttctgatggtggtgagagtggagcaggactgtctccgtggcgcaattggctagcgtgagcggctgttaaccgaaaagttggaggttcgagcccaccctgtggtggtgcagcgcttttttttctttgggctgatagctttgaagatatgttctgatggtggtgagagtggagcaggactgtctccatggcgcaatgggctagcgcgatcggctgttaaccaaacggtcggaggttcgagcccacccggtggtggtatggcgcttttttttctttgggctgatagctttgaagatatgttctgatggtggtgagagtggagcaggactgtctccgtggcgcaattggctagcgcgatcggctgttaaccgaaaggttggagtttggagcccacccggcggtggtgcggcgcttttttttctttgggctgatagctttgaaggtatgttctgatggtggtgagagtagagcaggactgtctccgtggcgcaattggctagcgcgatcggctgttaaccgaaaggttggagtttcgagccctcccgggagtggtgtgttgcttttttctttgcgctgatagctttgaagatatgttctgatggtggtgagagtggagcacgactgtctccgtggcgcagttggctagcgcgatcggctgttaaccgaaaggttggaggttcgagcccacccggtggtggtgcggcgctttttttctttgtgctgatagctttgaagatatgttctgatggtggtgagagtggagcaggactgtctccgtggcgcaattggctagcgcgattggctgttaaccaaaaggttggaggttcgagccacccggtggtggtgcggtggttttttttctttgggctgatagctttgaagatatgttctgatgatggtgagagtggagcaggactgtctccgtggcgaaattggctagcgcaatcggctgttaaccgaaaagtcggaggttcgagcccacccagtggtggtgcggcacttttttttctttgggctgatacctttaagatatgttctgatggtggtgagagtggagcaggactgtctccgtggcgcaattggctagcgcgatcggctgttaaccgaaaggttggagtttcgagcccacccggcggtggtgcggcgctttttttctttgcgctgatagctttgaagatatgttctgatggtggtgagtgtggagcaagactgtctccgtgacgcaatgggctagcgcgatcggctgttaaccgaaagcttggagtttcgagccctcccgggtgtggtgtgttgcttttttctttgcgctgatagctttgaagatatgttctgatgttggtgagagtggagcaggactgtctttgtggcgcaattggctagagcgatcagctgttaaccgaaaggttggaggtttgagcccacccggtggtggtgcggcgctttttttctttgcgctgatagctttgaagatatgttctgatggtggtgagagtggagcaagactgtctccgtggcacaattcgctagcgcgatcggctgttaaccgaaaagttggaggttcgagccctcccgagtggggtgtgttgcttttttctttgcgctgatagctttgaagatattttctgatggtggtgatagtggagcatgattgtctccgtggcgcaattggctagagcgatctgctgttaaccgaaaggttggaggttcgagcccacccggtggtggtgcggcgcttttttttctttgcgctgatagctttgaaggtatgatctgacggtggtgagagtggagcacgactgtctttgtggcgcaatgggctagcgtgatcggctgttaaccgaaaggttgaaggttcgagcccacccggtggtggtgcggtgctttttttctttgcgctgatagctttgaagatattttctgatggtggtgatagtggagcatgattgtctccgtggcgcaattggctagagcgatctgctgttaaccgaaaggttggaggttcgagcccacccggtggtggtgcggcgcttttttttctttgcgctgatagctttgaaggtatgatctgacggtggtgagagtggagcacgactgtctttgtggcgcaatgggctagcgtgatcggctgttaaccgaaaggttgaaggttcgagcccacccggtggtggtgcggtgctttttttctgtgggctgatagctttgaagatatgttctgatggaggtgagaggggagcaggactgtctccgtggcgcaattggctagcgtgatcggctaataaccgaaaagttggaggttcgagcccacccggtggtggtgcggcacttttttttctttgggctgatagctttgaagatatgttctgatggtggtgagagtggagcaggactgtccccgtggcggaattggctagcgcgatcggctgttaaccaaaaggtcggaggttcgagcccacccggtggtggtgcggcgcttttttttctttgggctgatggctttgaagatatgttcttatggtggtgagagtggtgcaggactgtctccgtggcgcaattggcttgcgcgatcggctgttaaccaaacggtcggaggttcgagcccacccggtggtggtatggcgcttgtttttctttgggctgatagctttgaagatatgctctgatggtggtgagagtggagcaggactgtctccgtggcgcaattggctagcgcgatcggctgttaaccgaaaggttggagtttcgagcccacccggcggtggtgcggcgcttttttttctttgggctgatagctttaaaggtatgttctgatggtggtgagagtagagcaggactgtctccgtggcgcaattggctagtgcgatcggctgttaaccgaaaggttggagtttcgagcccttccgggagtggtgtgttgcttttttctttgcgctgatagctttgaagatatgttctgatggtggtgatagtggagcacgattgtctccgtggcgcaattggctagagcgatctgctgtcaaccgaaaggttggaggttcgagcccacccggtggtggtgtggcgcttatttttctttgcgctgatagctttgaagatatgatctgacggtggtgagagtggagcacgactgtctttgtggcgcaatgggctagcgtgatcggctgttaaccgaaaggttggaggttcgagcccacccggtggtggtgcggcgcttatttttctgtgggctgatagctttgaagatatgttctgatggtggtgagagtggagcaggactgtctccgtggcgaaattggctagcgcgattggctgttaaccgaaaggttggaggttcgggcccacccggtagtggtgcggtgctttttttctttgggctgatagctttgaagatatgttctgatggtggtgagagtggagcaggactgtctccgtggcgcaattggctagcgcgatcggctgtcagccaaaaggtcggaggttcgagcccacccagtggtggtgcggcgcttttttttctttgggctgatagctttgaagatatgttcttatggtggtgagagtggagcaggactgtctccgtggcgcaattggctagcgcgatcggctgttaaccgaaaagttggaggttcgagcctacccggtggttgtgcggcgctttttttttctatgggctgatagctttgaagatatttatttatttatttatttatttatttacatagttcctgcaacgccgtagtggcattactgcagggggGTATACATAAGAAGTCATAGAAAACATTTCTGCGATAAGACGCcaaacatagtgaaaaattcaattataacaacatataaaaataaaaaatattttagtacaaTATTGCACATGACAACAGGTATCAAAAGAGAAGTACCTATGTCACAATTTCACAACGATGAGAAAAAAGCGCTGTTGTCACTCAAGTTCACTATACCTTCGGGAAGTTCATTTCAGTctctaattgtttttaaaaagaaggagTTGGCAAAAGTAGTGGTTTTGTATGCGTATTCTTGTATTTTATGTGAGTGTTGGCATCTTGTGGAACGATATGTTGGTGCTAGTAGGTATTCAAACTTATTAATTCCTGTTAGGTTATAATATATGCTATGCAGAAGTTTTAATCGAAGTTTCCGTCTTCTAGATTTTAGAGTTTCCCAGCCTAATATGGCCTTTATTTCTGACATACTAGCGAATGGGTCGTAGTTGTTGCTGACGAAACGGGCTGCCTGGTTTTGGactttttctattgtttttgcAAGATACTTTTGAGCCGGGTCCCAGATAACACAAGCATATTCAAGTATAGACCTGACAAGAAGGAAGTAAAGAGTTTCTTTCACCTCTTTTGTTGCACAGTGAAAGTTTCTACGAATAAAAAACAACGTTCTACTAGCCTTTGAGATCATTTGGTCTATGTGTCTGTTCCAATGGAATGATTCTGTCAAGTAAATTCCTAAATATTTACACTCGGGCACTTTTTTGACTGCCTCGCCATTAATACTGTATGTGCACTGGATTTTTGGAATGTTCTTTGCAAAGCTGATGTGGTTGCACTTCGAGATATTTAAGCACATATTCCACGTGGAGCACCAATGTGTTACCGTGTTTAAGTCATCTTGCAATAATTCAGTGTCTGTGATTGAAGTAATGTGAcggtagatgacgcaatcgtctGCGAATAATTTTATACAAGATTTTATGTTATAggctatatcatttatataaaccaaaaataacagcggacctagaacgctaccttgtggcacgcctgaggTCACGTTTACATATGAAGACGTTTTAGAATTTAAAACAACACACTGTTTACGACCACTTAAGTAATTCCGTAGCCAGGTTTGCAGCTTAGCATTAATATTCAGTGAAGCCAGTTTAATATCTAACAGATTATGTGGGACCGTATCAAATGCCTTGCGAAAATCGAGAAATAATGCATCAACAATGTTGTTACGGTCAAGCGCAGTCAGTACGTCATGCTGAAATTCAGTTAGTTGTGTGACGCATGAACGACCCTGCCGAAATCCATGCTGGGAGCGGGCAAAAAAATGAGTAGATTCGAGATATTTGAACAATGCGCTATAAATaacatgttctaataatttgcaacaggttgaaattaaagatatgggacgataattttgtaCATGTTTTTTGCTTCCTGCCTTGTGTACAGGAACCACATTGGCTGTTTTCCAATCCCTTGGAATAACGCCGGTGTCTAGAGACAACTTGTACattatgcataaatattgtgcAATAATAACGTGACACTTTTTAAGTACATGAGATGATATACCGTCAGGCCCTGTAGCCTTAGAGGTGTCCAGAGTACGCAGCAGACTATCCAAACCAGCGTAATCGATTTCAATTTCCGCCATTTCATTACCaatattttttgaaggtagcattggagagtgttcagttctttttgaaaacactgactgaaaataggcgttaaatGCTTCAGCTTTCTCCAAGTCATCCGTTATAGTTTTTTCCTGGGTTAAAAGGTCAGGGATAGCTGTGTCGTCTTTTCTGTTGCTCTTGACATACTTCCAAAAGAATTTTGGATTACACTTCAAGTCTGTGTTTagcttgtcaaagaagacacgctTTGCCTGTTTTAGTTTTAACTTAAGCTCTTTGTTTACACTTTTGAGCTTTGTTTTATTTAGTGCTGTTCTCTTTTTAAGAAACCTTTTATGGGCATTCGCTGCTTTTCTAACAAGTTTGCGTATCTCAGAGTTGAACCAGGGTTTGTGCCTCTTTCTGCATCTTAGACACCTCGGAGGTACGTACATATTCACCAGCTCTGTAACCTTGTCACGGAAAATTTGCCACAATTCATCCATGCCGCATGACTCCGATATGCATAAAAAAGTGGGATAATACAAGACCAGCTCTTCGGAaatggcattaaagtcccctctgtcgtacatgaaaacatttcgagggGTTTGCTTACACGCAGGTATTCTAGAAACGTTTAACTCTGCAACAACGCAACTATGATCACTAATTCCTGGACATACGTTTGTGTGAACAATAACATTTTCGTCATTGCTTAGTAAAAGATCTAGTAAAGCGTTAAACCGAGTTGGTTCGTTCACATATTGTTGTAGCCCATAGACGCTCATTAGTTCTGAAAAGGCAGAACAATTTCGATTTTTGTGTGGGGCTACACAGTCGGAATCCCATTTCATATCGGGCAGATTGAAATCCCCTCCCAGTATTACGCAGTGTGATATTTGTGATAGTATGTCGGAAAGTTGAATCAAAGATTCATTGTTGTGGTCAGGTGGGCGGTAAAACGATCCAAAAACGATGTTGTTTCCCTGGGGAAATTGGACGCGGCACCATACTGATTCAGTTTCATTATCAAAAACAACTTCTTCGCTGGCAAGGCTACTTGAAATTAAAAGAAACACGCCACCACCATGCCTGTTTCTATCTTTACGGTACACTGTAAAACCTGGCGGAAATATTTCTACATCCAATACTGTGTCGTCAAGCCATGATTCGGTACCCATAACGATTTGCGCTTTCACCGTTTCAAGTAAGATTGTAAACTCATCAATTTTGTTTTTTAGGCTTCGACAATTGACCACCAACAATACTGGTGTAAAGCTTTTTGTGATGGTATATTTCCCATTTGTTCTTAAGCTAGAATGATCATGTCATTTCCGCCCCAATATCTGAGCATGCGCCCGAAGAGGAACTGGTTGGTGCATGTCAGTATCCCAGGCAAATGCTTGTCCATTGATTACCAGCTTATCGTAACTTAAATGTACACGATTTTTCTtgtcgagctgtttttctttactGTACTTCCAAAGCTGCCGGCGTTTTTCTTGAACTGCCTTGCTGAAGTCTTCTGATACGCTGTATGACGTCCCCTTGAATCTGTATGCATTTCGCAGAACAGATTCTCTTGATTTCGATCCTGAAAAGCTAGCAATTATTGGACGAATTCTTTCTGTTTTGTAGGCCCCGAGACGATGAGCCCTTTCTATTGCTATATTTTCCAGCTTTAATACATCCGTACAGACAGACTTAACTAGATTTTCGGATTCTTCCCAAGTTTCCTTTGGATGACTATCTGGTATTCCAAAGAATACCAAGTTTGTTCtccggcttctgttttctaagtCGTCTAGTTTGTCAGCGAACTTCTTTTCTGTTTCCTCTAGTGTAGTAAGGCGCTTTTCAATTACATTAGTTTTAGTAATCACGTCGTCCAGCTTTTTCCGAAGCTCATCCTGAGTTTTAGCAATGCCCGACAGCTTTTCCAACACGGTTTCCTGCCCTGACTGTAGCACCTTTAGCATTTCTTCGATTTTACTTATCTGTTCTCGCTCAGGCACAGACATAGGGCCAGGGTTTTGTTCTATGTCACCAGCCAAGAGTAGTAATGTCTGAGAGGCCACATCGTAACCCTCCAAGACAGACCAATTCAATGCGGCAGCCATACACTCGCGAGAAACAGCATAGCACGTCCAGATAAGCCATTTACCGTTAATGGGACACGACACTCTAAAAAGCATGTCATCACTGCTTCTAAAGCAATTACAACGGCATAAATAACTAACCTGATACATTGAACAGAGTGAGTGACGGCCGAGAAGAGCGCCGTGTCCCAGTGGGCATTGGTTCAGGGGCTCCCTTTTGTAGCCAGCAGTAGGCGGATCCGGAAGCGTACCACGATGCTTTGTCATCCAGCTCGTTTCGATGCGCAGATGGCACCGCTCCGAGGTGCTTGGTGAATCTAGTAGATCATGCGTAGTCGCTTGTGGAATGCCAAGAGCCGCTGGCCATGTGTCGATCGGTCGAAATGCCACGGGTGTAGCATACGTCGCCGCCGCTGCCATGAGCCCGATCAGCACCTGATACATTGAACAGAGTGAGTGACGGCCGAGAAGAGCGCCGTGTCCCAGTGGGCATTGGTTCAGGGGCTCCCTTTTGTAGCCAGCAGTAGGCGGATCCGGAAGCGTACCACGATGCTTTGTCATCCAGCTCGTTTCGATGCGCAGATGGCACCGCTCCGAGGTGCTTGGTGAATCTAGTAGATCATGCGTAGTCGCTTGTGGAATGCCAAGAGCCGCTGGCCATGTGTCGATCGGTCGAAATGCCACGGGTGTAGCATACGTCGCCGCCGCTGCCATGAGCCCGATCAGCACCTGATACATTGAACAGAGTGAGTGACGGCCGAGAAGAGCgccgatatgttctgatggaggtgagaggagagcaggactgtctccgtggcgcaattggctagcgtgatcggctgttaatcgaaaagttggaggttcgagcccacccggtggtggtgcggcgcttttttttctttgggct belongs to Rhipicephalus microplus isolate Deutch F79 unplaced genomic scaffold, USDA_Rmic scaffold_13, whole genome shotgun sequence and includes:
- the LOC142783993 gene encoding uncharacterized protein LOC142783993 gives rise to the protein MYQVLIGLMAAAATYATPVAFRPIDTWPAALGIPQATTHDLLDSPSTSERCHLRIETSWMTKHRGTLPDPPTAGYKREPLNQCPLGHGALLGRHSLCSMYQVLIGLMAAAATYATPVAFRPIDTWPAALGIPQATTHDLLDSPSTSERCHLRIETSWMTKHRGTLPDPPTAGYKREPLNQCPLGHGALLGRHSLCSMYQVSYLCRCNCFRSSDDMLFRVSCPINGKWLIWTCYAVSRECMAAALNWSVLEGYDVASQTLLLLAGDIEQNPGPMSVPEREQISKIEEMLKVLQSGQETVLEKLSGIAKTQDELRKKLDDVITKTNVIEKRLTTLEETEKKFADKLDDLENRSRRTNLVFFGIPDSHPKETWEESENLVKSVCTDVLKLENIAIERAHRLGAYKTERIRPIIASFSGSKSRESVLRNAYRFKGTSYSVSEDFSKAVQEKRRQLWKYSKEKQLDKKNRVHLSYDKLVINGQAFAWDTDMHQPVPLRAHAQILGRK